One genomic segment of Arthrobacter sp. Marseille-P9274 includes these proteins:
- a CDS encoding class I SAM-dependent methyltransferase encodes MKEEVYSHGHHQSVVSAHAVRTAEDCAAYLLPHLRPGMRLLDVGCGPGSITADLAELVAPGEVVGLDRSDDVLEQAAELAALRGVDNATFVSGNIYDLDYDDDTFDVVHAHQVLQHLTDPVAALYELRRVTKPGGIVAVRDADFHGMSWFPELPELDEWMDTYQQIARGNRAEPDAGRHLLSWAQAAGFSDISPSSSNWLYATEEQRTWWGNVWYERVLHSAYGEQALDRGLLDQAGLDRIAQGWQEWAMAADGWFLIPNGEILARKP; translated from the coding sequence ATGAAGGAAGAGGTCTACTCGCACGGCCACCACCAGAGCGTCGTCAGCGCGCATGCCGTCCGCACCGCCGAGGACTGCGCCGCCTACCTGCTGCCGCACCTCAGGCCGGGAATGCGGCTGCTCGACGTCGGCTGCGGGCCCGGGAGCATCACCGCCGACCTGGCCGAGCTCGTCGCCCCCGGCGAGGTGGTCGGCCTGGACCGCTCCGATGACGTGCTGGAGCAGGCCGCCGAGCTCGCCGCGCTGCGCGGGGTGGACAACGCGACCTTCGTCAGCGGCAACATCTACGACCTGGACTACGACGACGACACCTTCGACGTCGTCCACGCCCACCAGGTGCTCCAGCACCTGACCGATCCGGTGGCCGCGCTGTACGAGCTGCGCCGCGTGACGAAGCCGGGCGGCATCGTCGCCGTGCGTGACGCGGACTTCCACGGGATGAGCTGGTTCCCGGAACTCCCGGAACTGGACGAGTGGATGGACACCTACCAGCAGATCGCCCGCGGCAACCGCGCCGAGCCGGACGCCGGCCGCCACCTGCTGTCCTGGGCGCAGGCCGCCGGGTTCAGCGACATCAGCCCGTCCTCCTCCAACTGGCTCTATGCCACGGAGGAACAGCGCACCTGGTGGGGCAACGTCTGGTACGAACGGGTCCTGCACTCGGCGTACGGCGAACAGGCGCTGGACCGGGGCCTGCTGGACCAGGCCGGGCTGGACCGCATCGCGCAGGGCTGGCAGGAGTGGGCCATGGCCGCGGACGGCTGGTTCCTGATTCCCAACGGCGAGATCCTCGCCCGCAAGCCCTGA
- a CDS encoding NAD(P)/FAD-dependent oxidoreductase, translating to MPLHAHEQEHFDVVVIGGGHNGLVAATYLARAGRSVLVLERQDHLGGAAVSAEVFPGTGARLSRYSYLVSLFPQQIIDDLGLDLRLIRRRYSSYTPLPGTDTGLLVDNEDAQATRASFAAVDAAADFEAFTRFYERTGAIAERLWPTVTQPLPRRSDVRALLDDEGLWADFFERPLGEAIETAFRSDLVRGAVLTDGLISTFARAGQEDLQQNKCFLYHVIGGGTGHWDVPEGGMGAVSGALEKAARAAGVEFRTSAEVTAVSPGGDVAYDGGAAGPATVHGEFVLANVAPRVLERLLGAAAAPTSAPTSAPAEGAQAKVNLLLKRLPRLKDSSLGPEAAFGGTFHINEAYSQLERAYTEAAGGSIPAPLPAEIYCHTLADPSILPERLQREGAHTLTVFTLQTPHRLLTEASNDRLREELQRAVLDSLNSVLAEPIEDCLMTDAGGRPCIETKTTLDLEHSLAMPGGSIFHGPLSWPFAEDDEPLDTAAQRWGAATGHERILLCGAGARRGGGVSGLGGHNAAMALLEEG from the coding sequence ATGCCCCTGCATGCCCACGAACAAGAGCATTTCGACGTCGTCGTTATCGGCGGCGGGCACAACGGCCTGGTCGCCGCCACCTACCTGGCGCGCGCCGGCCGCTCGGTGCTGGTGCTGGAGCGGCAGGACCACCTCGGCGGCGCCGCCGTCTCCGCCGAGGTGTTCCCGGGCACGGGCGCCCGACTCTCCCGCTACTCCTACCTCGTGAGCCTGTTTCCGCAGCAGATCATAGACGACCTCGGCCTGGACCTGCGGCTGATCCGGCGCCGCTACTCCTCCTACACGCCGCTGCCCGGCACCGATACGGGCCTGCTGGTGGACAACGAAGATGCCCAGGCGACGCGCGCGTCCTTCGCAGCCGTGGACGCGGCAGCCGACTTCGAGGCCTTCACCCGCTTCTACGAGCGCACCGGAGCCATCGCCGAGCGGCTGTGGCCGACGGTCACGCAGCCGCTGCCCCGGCGCAGCGACGTCCGCGCCCTGCTGGACGACGAGGGTCTGTGGGCCGACTTCTTCGAGCGGCCCCTGGGCGAGGCCATCGAAACGGCGTTCCGGTCCGACCTGGTCCGCGGTGCGGTCCTCACGGACGGGCTGATCAGCACCTTCGCCCGCGCCGGGCAGGAGGACCTGCAGCAGAACAAGTGCTTCCTGTACCACGTGATCGGCGGCGGGACCGGCCACTGGGACGTCCCGGAAGGCGGCATGGGCGCGGTCAGCGGCGCGCTCGAAAAGGCCGCCCGGGCGGCGGGCGTCGAGTTCCGCACTTCGGCCGAGGTCACCGCGGTGTCCCCCGGCGGCGACGTGGCGTACGACGGCGGTGCCGCCGGCCCTGCCACGGTGCACGGGGAGTTTGTGCTCGCCAATGTGGCCCCGCGGGTGCTGGAGCGGCTCCTCGGCGCCGCGGCCGCTCCGACCTCGGCTCCGACGTCCGCTCCTGCGGAGGGCGCCCAGGCCAAGGTGAACCTGCTGCTCAAGCGGCTGCCCCGGCTCAAGGACAGCAGCCTGGGTCCCGAGGCGGCCTTCGGCGGCACCTTCCATATCAACGAGGCGTACTCCCAGCTGGAGCGGGCCTACACGGAGGCCGCGGGCGGCTCGATTCCGGCTCCGCTGCCGGCCGAGATCTACTGCCACACGCTCGCGGACCCGTCGATCCTGCCGGAGCGGCTGCAGCGGGAAGGCGCCCACACACTCACCGTCTTCACCCTGCAGACACCGCATCGGCTGCTGACCGAGGCCAGCAATGACCGGCTGCGCGAGGAACTGCAGCGGGCAGTGCTCGACTCGCTCAACTCAGTCCTCGCGGAGCCGATCGAGGACTGCCTGATGACCGATGCCGGCGGCCGCCCCTGCATCGAGACCAAGACGACCCTTGACCTGGAGCACAGCCTCGCCATGCCCGGCGGCAGCATCTTCCACGGCCCGCTCTCCTGGCCGTTCGCCGAAGACGACGAGCCCCTGGACACTGCGGCGCAGCGCTGGGGCGCTGCCACCGGCCACGAGCGCATCCTGCTGTGCGGCGCGGGCGCGCGGAGGGGCGGCGGCGTCAGCGGCCTGGGCGGCCACAACGCCGCCATGGCCCTGCTCGAAGAAGGCTGA
- a CDS encoding LysE family transporter, with amino-acid sequence MQFTLWLALVGAGTVISLTPGAGAINTMSNALNTGFRRSIWGILGQQAALVVHLAIVALGVGLLVASSPTAFYAIKYAGAAYLIYLGVRQLLAKPEAEEAVALGRRNEPAWSMFRRGLWVNLLNPKAVVFFLAFVPGFIRPEVPLAPQYVVLGATIVLIDILVMWFFFAAAARTFQRFTRSARGQRTMSTIFGTLFIGVGLILAFF; translated from the coding sequence GTGCAATTTACCCTGTGGCTGGCCCTGGTGGGCGCCGGTACGGTCATCAGCCTGACCCCCGGCGCGGGAGCCATCAACACGATGAGCAACGCGCTCAATACCGGCTTCCGCCGTTCCATTTGGGGCATCCTCGGGCAGCAGGCCGCGCTGGTCGTCCACCTGGCCATCGTCGCCCTGGGCGTGGGCCTGCTGGTGGCCAGCTCCCCGACGGCGTTCTACGCCATCAAGTACGCGGGCGCCGCCTACCTCATCTACCTGGGTGTCCGCCAGTTGCTGGCCAAGCCGGAAGCGGAGGAGGCCGTGGCCCTCGGCCGGCGGAACGAACCCGCGTGGTCGATGTTCCGCCGCGGCCTGTGGGTGAACCTGCTCAATCCCAAGGCCGTGGTGTTCTTCCTGGCGTTCGTGCCGGGCTTCATCCGGCCGGAGGTGCCGCTGGCACCGCAGTACGTGGTGCTGGGAGCGACCATCGTGCTGATCGATATCCTCGTCATGTGGTTCTTCTTCGCCGCGGCCGCCCGGACGTTCCAGCGCTTCACGCGCAGCGCCCGTGGCCAGCGGACCATGAGCACGATCTTCGGCACGCTGTTCATCGGCGTCGGCCTGATCCTGGCCTTCTTCTAA
- a CDS encoding low molecular weight protein-tyrosine-phosphatase, whose protein sequence is MYRIITVCTGNICRSPMAQYVLTKALAEAGLAARATVDSAGTSDWEAGRPIDERAAARLKLAGLPSTGHRARQFLPAWYRDRDLILALDIDHYEQLRADAPDEDSLAKVRMFRSFDPALADKEPAAQGIYDPWFGDEADFEASWDMISGAVPGIVQHVRAALAAR, encoded by the coding sequence ATGTACCGGATCATCACCGTCTGCACGGGCAATATCTGCCGCTCGCCCATGGCACAGTACGTGCTGACCAAGGCCCTGGCGGAGGCCGGCCTAGCGGCCCGCGCAACGGTCGACTCGGCCGGGACGTCGGACTGGGAGGCCGGGCGGCCGATCGACGAGCGTGCGGCGGCGCGGCTCAAGCTGGCGGGCCTGCCCAGCACCGGGCACCGCGCCCGCCAGTTCCTGCCGGCCTGGTACCGGGACCGCGACCTGATCCTGGCGCTGGACATCGACCATTACGAGCAGCTTCGGGCGGACGCACCGGACGAGGACTCCCTGGCCAAGGTCCGGATGTTCCGTTCCTTCGATCCCGCCCTGGCGGACAAGGAGCCCGCGGCACAGGGAATCTACGACCCGTGGTTCGGGGACGAGGCGGATTTCGAGGCCAGCTGGGACATGATCAGCGGAGCGGTTCCGGGAATCGTACAGCACGTCAGGGCCGCTCTTGCAGCCCGTTGA
- the pabB gene encoding aminodeoxychorismate synthase component I: MQPVDRPVLIAVDGRSGAGKTTLALELAALLRRHRSVGVFHLEDIYPGWNGLDAGRRRYRETVLEPLSRGLSADWTAWDWTADDDGERRVTEPAEVVILEGVGAADAAARRLLDAVIWIEADAGQRRTRAIARDGDGYEPYWETWAGQEEEWLAADDVAGAADIVVRDSPDLLSPSAVLRALLDLPQLEPLLALERSHLPRPELQVERLASSPDSAALFRALYGASSHAVWLDSSNAAAGRPVDRNAVSIMADGGGTLGALAEHRAGTTTITRGRVSVRIRGPFFRWLDSVWGGAEVRLPDDVPEGFALGWIGCLGYELKRESGGNDVSAPTPDAALIFAGRGIVLDHQRQHTYLLTLTHAAGTDDAAFGEAAQWREQARQAIEPLAAGAPGHGGEQQEDSSAPEAPAFTLRDSRASYLDKVRRAQAEITEGNSYEICLTTELAAEASPDLDDLDTYLALRRRNPAPFATYLRFGDLTVASTSPERFMSIRADGWLRAEPIKGTRRRLEDPAEDAAARAELAASPKDRAENIMIVDLLRNDLSHYAVPGTLRVSRLCAIESYATVHQMVSTIDAQLLPDASRAEAVAAAFPAGSMTGAPKISTMAILDRLESGPRGIYSGAAGYFSLSGASDLSVVIRTLVRHGSRLSLGVGGAITADSDPAAEWDEVRAKAFGVLSALGAAFPD, from the coding sequence TTGCAGCCCGTTGACAGGCCGGTGCTGATCGCCGTCGACGGCCGGTCCGGGGCGGGCAAGACCACACTCGCCCTGGAGCTTGCCGCTTTGCTGCGCCGCCATCGCAGCGTCGGCGTGTTCCATCTGGAAGACATCTACCCCGGCTGGAATGGCCTGGATGCCGGCCGGCGCCGGTACCGCGAAACGGTGCTGGAACCGCTCTCGCGCGGCCTGAGCGCGGACTGGACGGCCTGGGACTGGACCGCGGACGACGACGGCGAGCGCCGCGTCACCGAGCCCGCCGAGGTCGTGATCCTGGAGGGCGTCGGCGCCGCCGATGCCGCCGCCCGCCGCCTCCTCGATGCGGTCATCTGGATCGAGGCGGACGCCGGACAGCGGCGCACCCGCGCCATCGCCCGGGACGGCGACGGCTACGAACCGTACTGGGAGACCTGGGCCGGGCAGGAGGAGGAATGGCTCGCCGCCGACGATGTGGCCGGCGCCGCGGACATCGTGGTCCGGGACAGCCCGGACCTGCTCTCTCCCTCCGCCGTCCTGCGGGCGCTGCTCGACCTGCCGCAGCTCGAGCCGCTGCTGGCCCTGGAACGGTCGCACCTGCCGCGGCCGGAGCTTCAGGTGGAACGGCTGGCCAGTTCCCCGGATTCCGCCGCCCTCTTCCGTGCCCTGTACGGCGCCTCGTCCCACGCGGTCTGGCTGGACAGTTCCAACGCGGCCGCGGGCCGGCCTGTGGACCGGAATGCGGTCAGCATCATGGCGGACGGCGGCGGGACGCTGGGGGCGCTTGCCGAGCACCGCGCGGGGACCACCACCATCACCCGGGGCCGGGTGAGCGTGCGGATCCGGGGTCCGTTCTTCCGCTGGTTGGACTCGGTCTGGGGCGGGGCCGAAGTTCGGCTTCCCGACGACGTGCCGGAAGGATTCGCGCTCGGCTGGATCGGCTGCCTGGGCTATGAGCTCAAGCGCGAGTCCGGAGGCAACGACGTCAGCGCCCCGACTCCGGACGCGGCGCTGATATTCGCCGGGCGCGGCATAGTGCTGGACCATCAGCGGCAGCACACCTACCTGCTGACGCTGACCCACGCCGCGGGCACCGACGATGCGGCTTTCGGGGAGGCGGCGCAGTGGCGGGAGCAGGCCCGCCAGGCCATCGAACCGCTGGCCGCCGGCGCGCCCGGACACGGCGGGGAACAGCAGGAAGACTCCTCCGCCCCCGAGGCTCCGGCCTTCACGCTGCGGGACAGCCGGGCCTCCTACCTGGACAAGGTGCGCCGGGCACAGGCGGAGATCACGGAGGGCAATTCCTACGAAATCTGCCTGACCACGGAGCTGGCTGCCGAGGCTTCTCCGGACCTTGACGACTTGGACACCTACCTGGCGCTCCGCCGTCGTAATCCCGCACCCTTTGCCACCTACCTGCGGTTCGGCGACCTGACGGTGGCCAGCACGTCCCCGGAGCGGTTCATGAGCATCCGCGCCGACGGGTGGCTGCGGGCGGAGCCGATCAAGGGCACGCGTCGGCGGCTGGAGGATCCGGCGGAGGATGCGGCGGCCAGGGCCGAGCTGGCGGCGAGTCCGAAGGACCGGGCCGAGAACATCATGATCGTGGACCTGCTGCGCAACGACCTCAGCCACTATGCCGTGCCGGGGACGCTCCGGGTGAGCCGGCTGTGCGCGATCGAAAGCTACGCCACCGTGCACCAGATGGTCTCCACCATCGATGCGCAGCTCCTGCCGGACGCGTCCCGGGCGGAGGCCGTGGCCGCCGCCTTCCCGGCCGGTTCCATGACCGGCGCGCCGAAGATCAGCACCATGGCCATCCTCGATCGCCTGGAATCCGGCCCCCGCGGCATCTACTCCGGGGCGGCCGGCTACTTTTCGCTCAGCGGCGCCTCCGACCTGTCCGTCGTGATCCGCACGCTGGTCCGCCACGGCAGCCGGCTCAGCCTTGGAGTGGGCGGTGCCATCACCGCCGATTCGGATCCGGCCGCAGAGTGGGACGAAGTCCGGGCGAAGGCCTTCGGGGTGCTCTCGGCCCTCGGCGCCGCCTTCCCGGACTGA